The following are encoded in a window of Seleniivibrio woodruffii genomic DNA:
- a CDS encoding anaerobic glycerol-3-phosphate dehydrogenase subunit C: MPQLTKNIFDELTENIRGDVYTDAVRRYLHSTDGSIFRVEPACVVYPQDTTDVVEAVRFANKYGLSVHSRGAGSGLCGSAVGRGIILDFAKYMNQLIEIDEQGKTFVCQPGYRFGELEVALKGKGLFFPPDPSSGEYATFGGMYGTNASGAHSVKYGNVSDYIEDAEFVTSEGKVYTFSQIASTDYNSLDEPFRKLFDLYSDNKEQIEQGYPPVRYNVSGYNLRSLVDSGKLNLGKLIGGSEGTLVITTRLKFRLHKKPTHDSLVVAYFDNIINSAKATQAILPMNPAGIEIMDKSLLKFAKESDAKLNDAIPDGYDNVCMFEFDGYSEEETTALAEKAKAILEEQNLSPLMYTAASEEEKEKFWAVRKAAVPILYKIKGERKILALIEDAAVPTDRLVEYFEGLYEILERNEAKFVIYGHIAKGLLHTRPLLNLKDPNDIELLRILADEVFTLVNRLGGAVSGEHGDGRLRSKYIKMQYGNLYDIFMQTKEILDSGKLLNPEIKTQHDDNQMMKNLRYGKEYSSVDIPNKNLKWSEGFVEEAEKCHGCSKCTTVTTATRMCPVYKVTRDEYSAPKAKANILRALLSGAVDDRALYEEALQEVISHCVNCGSCHIECPSAVNIPKLSIEARSHYVSKFGVSLTDRIPTKLEDMGRNLRKVTWLLEPVMKHKFARNIMEVVSGIASEREFVPLAKNSLYDRLKERSKLKSDRKVLYFAGCYASYVRPQIGEAMIKVLEAAGMEVIVPEQHCCGIPHLSKGLTDGAKEKLEANRKSWGALLDEVDYVVATCTSCGLSLYKEWGFLSDDEFTRKVKSKLIHISTLVNMNMDKLEFSDKKLHLAYHKSCHMRSLPDNHSSVKMLSCLKGAVVEDLASNCCGMAGSWGMKADNYDLSTKIGTPMTDKLKMSDADVGVTDCPTCTMQMEHMSMKEVKHPIEVMAECLK; encoded by the coding sequence ATGCCCCAGCTTACTAAAAACATATTCGATGAGCTCACGGAGAATATCCGTGGGGATGTATATACAGATGCGGTTCGCAGATATCTGCACTCCACAGACGGTTCAATTTTCAGAGTTGAACCCGCCTGCGTTGTCTATCCGCAGGACACCACCGACGTTGTAGAAGCGGTAAGATTTGCCAATAAATACGGTCTTTCTGTCCATTCCAGAGGCGCAGGTTCGGGGCTTTGCGGCTCGGCGGTGGGCAGAGGAATCATTCTTGATTTTGCCAAATACATGAACCAGCTGATAGAGATAGACGAACAGGGCAAAACCTTCGTCTGTCAGCCGGGCTACAGATTCGGCGAACTTGAGGTTGCTCTTAAGGGCAAGGGGCTTTTCTTTCCGCCCGATCCCTCAAGCGGTGAGTATGCGACCTTCGGCGGCATGTACGGAACCAACGCCAGCGGTGCCCATTCAGTTAAATACGGCAACGTGTCCGATTATATAGAGGATGCGGAGTTCGTAACATCAGAGGGCAAGGTTTACACATTCAGCCAGATAGCCTCAACTGACTACAACAGTCTGGATGAACCTTTCAGAAAACTGTTCGACCTGTATTCTGACAATAAAGAACAGATAGAGCAGGGATATCCCCCTGTCAGATATAATGTTTCAGGCTATAACCTCAGAAGCCTTGTCGACAGCGGAAAACTGAACCTCGGCAAGCTCATAGGCGGCTCAGAGGGCACTCTGGTGATAACCACCCGCCTGAAGTTCCGTCTGCACAAAAAGCCCACCCACGACAGCCTCGTGGTTGCGTATTTCGACAATATAATCAACTCAGCAAAGGCTACTCAGGCCATCCTGCCCATGAATCCTGCAGGAATAGAGATAATGGATAAATCCCTCCTTAAATTTGCGAAGGAATCCGACGCAAAGCTTAACGATGCCATTCCGGACGGATACGACAACGTATGCATGTTCGAGTTCGACGGATACAGCGAAGAGGAGACAACGGCTCTGGCAGAAAAGGCAAAGGCCATTCTTGAGGAGCAGAATCTTTCTCCGCTGATGTACACCGCCGCCTCCGAAGAGGAGAAGGAGAAATTCTGGGCGGTTCGCAAGGCCGCAGTGCCGATCCTTTATAAAATCAAAGGTGAGCGCAAGATCCTTGCGCTGATAGAGGATGCCGCCGTACCCACCGACAGGCTGGTTGAATATTTTGAAGGTCTGTACGAGATACTTGAGCGCAACGAGGCCAAGTTCGTGATTTACGGTCACATCGCCAAGGGACTTCTGCACACCAGACCCCTGCTGAATCTGAAAGACCCTAACGACATAGAGCTTCTGCGCATACTTGCCGATGAGGTTTTCACGCTGGTGAACCGCCTTGGCGGAGCTGTCAGCGGCGAACACGGCGACGGAAGACTGCGCAGCAAATATATAAAGATGCAGTACGGAAACCTTTACGACATCTTTATGCAGACCAAAGAGATTCTGGACAGCGGGAAACTGCTGAACCCTGAGATAAAGACCCAGCACGACGATAACCAGATGATGAAGAATCTGCGCTACGGAAAAGAGTATTCCAGCGTGGATATCCCCAATAAGAACCTTAAATGGAGCGAAGGGTTTGTAGAGGAGGCGGAGAAGTGCCACGGCTGTTCGAAATGTACAACCGTTACAACCGCCACCAGAATGTGCCCTGTTTATAAGGTTACCCGTGACGAATATTCGGCTCCCAAAGCAAAGGCGAACATACTTCGTGCGCTTTTAAGCGGCGCTGTGGACGACAGAGCGCTTTACGAAGAAGCGTTGCAGGAGGTCATAAGCCATTGTGTCAACTGCGGAAGCTGTCATATCGAATGTCCCTCTGCGGTTAATATTCCGAAGCTCAGCATCGAAGCACGCTCTCACTACGTTTCAAAATTCGGCGTATCACTCACCGACAGAATACCAACGAAACTTGAAGACATGGGCAGAAACCTCCGCAAGGTGACATGGCTTCTGGAACCCGTGATGAAACATAAATTTGCCAGGAACATCATGGAGGTGGTGTCGGGCATCGCATCTGAAAGAGAGTTTGTGCCGCTGGCAAAAAACTCGCTTTACGACAGGCTGAAAGAACGCTCAAAACTTAAGAGCGATAGAAAAGTTCTTTATTTTGCCGGATGCTACGCAAGCTACGTCCGCCCGCAGATAGGCGAGGCGATGATAAAGGTTCTTGAGGCGGCGGGAATGGAGGTAATCGTTCCCGAACAGCACTGCTGCGGCATTCCGCACCTTTCAAAAGGTCTTACGGACGGCGCAAAGGAGAAGCTGGAGGCCAACAGAAAAAGCTGGGGTGCTCTTCTGGATGAGGTGGACTACGTTGTTGCCACCTGCACATCCTGCGGGCTTTCGCTCTATAAGGAGTGGGGATTCCTCAGTGATGATGAGTTTACCAGAAAGGTTAAGTCCAAGCTGATACACATCAGCACACTTGTTAATATGAATATGGACAAACTGGAGTTCAGCGACAAGAAACTCCACCTTGCATACCATAAATCCTGCCACATGAGGTCGCTGCCGGATAATCACAGCTCCGTGAAAATGCTCTCCTGCCTTAAAGGTGCTGTTGTGGAAGATCTCGCCAGCAACTGCTGCGGAATGGCGGGAAGCTGGGGAATGAAGGCCGACAACTATGACCTGAGTACAAAAATAGGCACGCCCATGACCGACAAGCTGAAAATGAGCGATGCGGATGTCGGTGTTACCGACTGCCCCACCTGCACAATGCAGATGGAGCACATGAGCATGAAAGAGGTTAAACATCCCATTGAGGTGATGGCTGAATGTCTGAAATAA
- the pdxA gene encoding 4-hydroxythreonine-4-phosphate dehydrogenase PdxA — MNKIKLAITTGDPAGIGAEIACKFAESLSGSEEYEIILVSYEHIIRHTFEKLLKRPIPQLTIAEPDEKLGFDMEYGVIKPEYGKASMLFVEKAVKMVRNGEADALVTCPINKAAIKAGGYDFPGHTEFLGHLTKCRNFSMLMVGNKVRCVLATTHVPMENLVEKLDEKAVMNAILNANSAGQFFCGKRQPKIAVCGLNPHAGDNGALGDEEITLISPVIEIAQAEGIDVEGPFPADSLFVKAAKGDYDFVVVMYHDQGLIPVKMESFGNAVNVTLNLPIIRTSVDHGTAFDIAGKGIASCTSIKRASEVAAEMVKNARLA; from the coding sequence ATGAATAAAATTAAACTTGCCATAACAACGGGCGACCCCGCAGGAATAGGTGCGGAGATAGCCTGTAAATTCGCAGAAAGCCTTTCAGGAAGCGAAGAATACGAAATAATCCTTGTGTCCTATGAGCACATCATCAGGCATACATTCGAAAAACTCCTTAAAAGACCAATACCTCAGCTGACCATTGCCGAGCCGGACGAGAAGCTCGGATTTGATATGGAATACGGCGTCATTAAGCCGGAATACGGCAAAGCATCCATGCTTTTCGTTGAAAAAGCTGTAAAGATGGTGAGAAACGGTGAAGCAGACGCACTGGTCACCTGCCCCATCAACAAAGCGGCCATAAAGGCCGGAGGATACGATTTCCCCGGGCACACCGAGTTTCTGGGACATCTGACAAAATGCCGCAACTTCTCCATGCTGATGGTCGGCAATAAAGTTCGCTGTGTTCTCGCCACAACCCACGTTCCCATGGAGAATCTGGTTGAGAAACTGGACGAAAAGGCGGTTATGAACGCAATTCTGAATGCAAACTCCGCCGGACAGTTCTTCTGTGGCAAACGTCAGCCGAAAATTGCAGTATGCGGACTGAACCCCCATGCCGGCGATAACGGAGCACTGGGTGATGAGGAGATAACCCTTATCAGCCCCGTGATAGAAATTGCACAGGCGGAAGGCATCGACGTTGAAGGCCCTTTCCCTGCGGATTCTCTGTTTGTTAAGGCGGCAAAAGGGGACTATGACTTCGTTGTGGTGATGTACCACGATCAGGGGCTTATCCCTGTTAAGATGGAATCTTTCGGCAACGCCGTGAACGTGACGCTGAATCTGCCTATAATCAGAACCTCCGTCGACCACGGAACAGCCTTCGACATAGCAGGAAAAGGCATAGCCTCCTGCACAAGTATTAAAAGAGCCTCCGAAGTGGCGGCGGAAATGGTGAAAAATGCTCGACTTGCTTGA
- the rsmA gene encoding 16S rRNA (adenine(1518)-N(6)/adenine(1519)-N(6))-dimethyltransferase RsmA, with product MLDLLEIYKNEFGFTKKKFGQHFLTSRHTIEDIANSLASAECKNVVEIGPGCGVLTIAMLEKGVAVTSVEIDEDLAKFLPRYLFIYPKFKLIHSDFMLIEESQLPEGKIAFAGNLPYNVSVDILMHCVKFFHRMEKMTFMFQKEVADRINAKPNCKEYSSLSVISSYFFTMKKLKEISGGQFWPNTKVRSTVLEFYPRERYFEPEREKRFLDMVRQSFVLKRKTLKNNLKSIPDIDGILDRAGLAQNIRGEQMTVADFIRLFEAADV from the coding sequence ATGCTCGACTTGCTTGAAATATATAAAAATGAATTCGGATTTACCAAGAAGAAGTTCGGTCAGCACTTCCTGACCAGCAGACATACCATTGAGGACATAGCGAACTCTCTGGCCTCTGCCGAGTGCAAAAACGTGGTGGAAATAGGCCCTGGATGCGGTGTGCTCACCATCGCCATGCTTGAAAAAGGTGTAGCCGTTACCTCTGTTGAAATTGACGAGGATCTGGCAAAATTCCTGCCCCGCTACCTGTTCATTTACCCTAAATTCAAGCTGATACACTCCGACTTCATGCTGATAGAGGAATCACAACTCCCCGAAGGCAAGATAGCCTTTGCGGGCAACCTGCCGTACAACGTTTCCGTCGATATACTGATGCACTGCGTTAAGTTCTTCCATCGCATGGAGAAAATGACCTTCATGTTCCAGAAGGAGGTGGCAGACAGGATAAACGCCAAACCCAACTGCAAGGAATATTCATCATTATCTGTTATTTCATCCTACTTCTTCACCATGAAAAAGCTGAAAGAGATATCAGGCGGGCAGTTCTGGCCTAACACCAAGGTTCGCTCCACTGTACTTGAGTTCTATCCCCGTGAGAGATACTTTGAGCCGGAGCGGGAAAAACGGTTCCTCGATATGGTTCGCCAGTCTTTTGTTCTTAAGCGCAAGACACTGAAAAACAACCTGAAATCCATCCCCGACATAGACGGGATACTGGACAGGGCAGGACTGGCACAGAACATCAGAGGCGAGCAGATGACCGTTGCAGACTTCATCCGACTTTTTGAGGCAGCAGATGTATAA
- a CDS encoding 3'-5' exonuclease, producing the protein MYNTPFTEMSFTVFDTETTGMSPARGARLVEIAAVRVKPGLVVDLQDTFSSLINPKTDIPYQAYAIHGINTRMVADKPEAYQVLPQFLEFTGNSIVAAHNAGFDYSFLTHHLEEKGLSTGLRCIIDTVKLSRAAEKGLKSYSLDNLIHHFDMKIPLPDSYRHRALFDAAHTALLLCICLKKLANEDICTPAQLFTRHRQTFHIFR; encoded by the coding sequence ATGTATAATACTCCGTTCACGGAGATGTCCTTTACAGTGTTTGACACCGAGACCACCGGCATGTCGCCCGCAAGGGGCGCAAGACTGGTTGAGATCGCCGCAGTCAGGGTCAAGCCCGGTCTGGTGGTTGACCTTCAGGACACCTTCAGCTCACTCATAAACCCAAAGACCGATATTCCCTATCAGGCATACGCAATTCACGGCATAAACACTCGCATGGTTGCCGATAAACCCGAAGCATACCAGGTGCTTCCGCAATTTCTTGAGTTCACTGGAAACAGCATAGTCGCCGCACACAATGCCGGATTCGACTACTCATTCCTTACGCATCACCTTGAAGAGAAAGGACTTTCCACCGGACTCAGATGCATAATAGACACGGTTAAGCTGTCCCGTGCAGCTGAAAAAGGACTGAAAAGTTACTCCCTCGACAACCTTATTCATCATTTCGACATGAAAATACCATTACCCGATTCTTATCGTCACAGAGCACTGTTTGATGCCGCCCATACGGCACTGCTCCTCTGTATCTGTTTGAAGAAACTGGCAAACGAAGACATATGCACACCTGCGCAGCTATTCACACGACACCGCCAGACATTCCATATTTTCCGGTAA
- the accD gene encoding acetyl-CoA carboxylase, carboxyltransferase subunit beta, translating to MGIRDFLRDKVQKVTTPDQRKEIDEKLWLKCSGCGEINYHKEVAKALQTCPKCGKHFPISAREKIDIIIDPGTFQEIDENLKSLDPLKFKDSKKYPDRVKAAVKKMNMNDAFVSGIARVNDRPVHIGGIEFGFLGGSMGSVVGEKIVRLVESAIEKNTHVITISCSGGARMQESILSLMQMAKTSAALVKLRQKGLGHISLLTDPTTGGVTASYAMLGDVNIAEPGALICFAGPRVIEQTIRQTLPEGFQRSEFLLEHGMVDMVLHREHWKSGISQVLEFFG from the coding sequence ATGGGCATCAGAGATTTTTTACGCGATAAAGTCCAGAAAGTTACTACTCCTGACCAAAGAAAGGAGATTGACGAAAAACTGTGGCTTAAATGCAGCGGATGCGGGGAGATCAACTATCACAAAGAGGTAGCCAAAGCTCTTCAGACTTGCCCCAAGTGCGGAAAGCACTTCCCGATTTCAGCTAGGGAAAAAATAGACATAATAATAGACCCCGGTACTTTTCAGGAGATCGACGAAAACCTGAAATCCCTCGACCCGCTCAAATTCAAAGACTCAAAAAAATACCCTGACAGAGTTAAAGCCGCTGTCAAAAAGATGAACATGAACGATGCTTTCGTTTCGGGCATTGCCAGAGTAAACGACCGCCCCGTTCACATCGGCGGCATTGAGTTCGGCTTCCTCGGCGGAAGTATGGGCAGTGTTGTTGGTGAAAAGATCGTCAGGCTCGTTGAGAGCGCAATTGAAAAGAATACACACGTCATTACTATAAGCTGTTCAGGCGGCGCAAGAATGCAGGAGAGTATCCTCTCTCTTATGCAGATGGCAAAAACCTCTGCCGCACTGGTTAAGCTTCGCCAGAAAGGCCTCGGCCACATATCTCTGCTCACAGACCCCACAACAGGCGGCGTTACCGCAAGCTACGCAATGCTGGGCGATGTGAACATTGCCGAACCGGGCGCACTTATCTGCTTTGCAGGTCCCAGAGTTATCGAACAGACCATCCGCCAGACGCTCCCCGAAGGTTTCCAGCGTTCCGAATTCCTTCTGGAGCACGGAATGGTTGATATGGTTCTCCACAGAGAACACTGGAAATCCGGTATTTCTCAGGTACTGGAATTTTTCGGCTGA
- a CDS encoding bifunctional folylpolyglutamate synthase/dihydrofolate synthase has protein sequence MPYSLFEVFFKNRGEFKNLELTLKRIKTAAESYGIGDNIAKNIIHIAGTNGKGSTSYFIDQILRHRGLSTGLFTSPHISSVTERIKLNGADISGEEFDRIFSIIEPSILINSLSYFETLTLIAFYYYMENQPDAVIIETGLGGRFDSTNILDRKIPVITSISMDHMEYLGNDIISIANEKLAIIKNNPLFFLGANTKEVSDHARKEFADRRIIQSDYSETAHRGFQPPYADNLRLAEAVCDHIIKGSVPDTLKLPPCRMERFGRFVLDGAHNEDGLNRLMANYKDKKPIVIFSCTRDRDAQKHINIIKQAASEVILTQIPNNERSIDVNDLITDAHKRADVWDAVKLAVELKQNTDILVCGSLYLCAAVREILVKGSL, from the coding sequence ATGCCGTACTCTCTTTTCGAAGTCTTTTTTAAAAACAGGGGTGAGTTCAAGAATCTTGAGCTCACCCTTAAACGTATAAAGACCGCCGCCGAATCCTACGGCATAGGCGACAACATCGCAAAAAACATCATCCACATAGCAGGAACCAACGGCAAAGGCAGCACGTCTTATTTCATAGACCAGATCCTGCGCCACCGAGGGCTTTCAACAGGGCTTTTCACCTCTCCCCACATCTCATCCGTCACCGAGAGGATAAAGCTGAACGGGGCAGATATCTCCGGCGAGGAATTCGACAGGATATTTTCCATCATCGAACCGTCAATACTAATTAACTCCCTCTCCTATTTCGAAACCCTGACTCTCATAGCCTTCTATTATTATATGGAGAATCAGCCGGACGCAGTCATAATTGAGACAGGACTGGGCGGCAGATTCGACTCTACAAACATTCTGGACAGAAAAATCCCCGTCATAACCAGTATCTCAATGGATCACATGGAATATCTGGGCAATGACATTATATCTATAGCCAACGAAAAACTCGCCATAATCAAGAATAACCCATTGTTCTTTCTGGGTGCAAACACAAAAGAGGTTTCAGACCACGCCCGAAAGGAGTTTGCGGACAGAAGGATAATCCAGTCTGACTATTCGGAGACAGCCCACAGAGGATTTCAGCCTCCTTATGCGGATAATCTGCGGCTGGCCGAAGCTGTTTGCGACCATATTATAAAGGGCTCGGTTCCCGACACCCTGAAACTGCCGCCGTGCCGCATGGAGCGTTTCGGGCGATTTGTGCTCGACGGAGCCCACAACGAGGACGGCCTCAACAGGCTAATGGCAAACTACAAAGATAAAAAACCAATTGTAATATTTTCATGCACCCGTGACAGGGATGCGCAGAAGCATATCAACATCATAAAACAGGCTGCATCAGAGGTCATTCTGACGCAGATTCCGAACAATGAAAGAAGCATAGATGTCAATGATTTAATAACAGATGCGCACAAGCGGGCGGATGTGTGGGATGCGGTCAAATTAGCCGTTGAACTTAAGCAAAATACTGATATACTCGTATGCGGTTCGCTATATCTCTGTGCGGCGGTCAGGGAAATATTGGTCAAGGGCAGCCTGTGA
- a CDS encoding LPS-assembly protein LptD, with amino-acid sequence MSSYAAENVTLEADNVISSDKNYYEAKGNVKVFQGERTLTADEIKYYKDRGFLEATGNVRIIENGETVDCDRLEYDTNAQTGKFFQADAFIQPYNWFKADEVHKTGKDSYYLKGTTFTTCSGDDPAWTLSASSAKIDVGGYFSGFNVAGWAKSVPVFYSPYIIYPIKNERETGFLVPKVGYSSDLGAFIQPKFYYNIDVDKDTTFAALFNQNDNTLYANEFRMRPSTESSIYNYVEYAAKSRKSPTGEAEKTGPNIESGRFFIYNDSSIAITKNLRLDIDLEAVSDYSYQDDYEDYNFARNYDNEDENFYNNIQLSYGSRFSDITLKYNDTMSYTVTSSYMKEHTYLKPSISAEKDISDLPVSVRYYAAHDEVRNTKFIYNYATSTEENRKIDYSRDHASLMFYKPVPVYIGTFTPSVTGYLTKWYNFESNFDMTMPQTDKVSGLAYLNVDGDTITRRMYTIDYSFAMNEIFRNYKNFRHSIYNTLRYTQTPDIDQTNLVDYIDQDVIDETRNYSYSLKNYFKSHDWTLKLENIQGYEMTRQDKRYEPLVSKAEYSTIGGFYGYLEHQYNYYEKDVDFFLTRLSLTYGKFVISGRFAFDKETSDDKNTTIQGKITYTTPVYDLAYTRTSSGWNNKLSAKADTSVDDALSLLYKSECWEAGVSYIRKTQIRNVAVSNASDVEHVIMLTLGLKGLGRYSSSVYSTTEYESGD; translated from the coding sequence ATGTCTTCATACGCAGCTGAAAATGTCACCCTTGAGGCTGACAATGTTATTTCGTCCGACAAAAACTATTACGAGGCAAAGGGCAACGTAAAGGTTTTTCAGGGGGAGAGAACTCTCACTGCGGATGAAATAAAGTATTATAAAGACAGAGGATTTCTCGAAGCTACCGGCAACGTCCGGATTATTGAGAACGGCGAAACCGTCGACTGCGACCGTCTTGAATATGACACCAACGCACAGACGGGAAAATTCTTTCAGGCTGATGCCTTCATTCAGCCCTACAACTGGTTCAAAGCCGATGAGGTTCACAAAACAGGCAAGGACTCCTATTATCTTAAAGGAACAACCTTCACAACATGCAGCGGCGACGACCCCGCATGGACACTATCTGCGAGTTCGGCAAAAATAGACGTTGGCGGCTATTTCTCAGGCTTCAACGTTGCGGGCTGGGCAAAGAGCGTTCCGGTGTTTTACTCACCTTATATAATATATCCCATCAAAAACGAAAGAGAGACGGGATTCCTTGTTCCCAAAGTGGGCTACAGCTCCGATCTGGGTGCGTTTATACAGCCCAAGTTCTATTATAATATTGATGTGGACAAGGACACAACCTTCGCCGCACTGTTCAACCAGAACGACAACACTCTCTATGCGAACGAGTTCCGCATGCGCCCCAGCACAGAGAGCAGCATATACAACTATGTGGAATATGCGGCAAAATCCAGAAAATCACCCACCGGAGAGGCCGAGAAAACAGGGCCGAACATCGAATCCGGCAGATTTTTCATCTACAACGATTCATCAATAGCCATCACAAAAAATCTCAGACTGGACATCGACCTTGAAGCGGTATCGGACTACAGCTATCAGGACGACTACGAAGACTATAACTTCGCCAGAAACTATGACAACGAAGACGAAAATTTCTACAACAACATACAGCTTTCCTACGGATCCAGATTCAGCGACATAACCCTTAAATACAACGACACCATGTCCTACACCGTCACAAGCTCATACATGAAGGAGCACACATATCTAAAGCCTTCTATATCGGCTGAAAAGGACATATCGGATCTGCCCGTAAGCGTGAGGTACTATGCGGCTCACGATGAGGTCCGGAACACCAAGTTCATATACAACTATGCAACCTCAACCGAGGAGAACCGCAAGATAGACTACTCAAGAGACCACGCAAGCCTGATGTTTTACAAGCCCGTACCTGTTTATATAGGTACGTTTACTCCCTCGGTAACAGGCTATTTAACCAAGTGGTACAACTTCGAAAGCAACTTCGACATGACAATGCCCCAGACGGACAAAGTCTCCGGACTTGCGTATCTCAATGTGGACGGCGACACCATCACCCGCAGAATGTATACCATAGACTACTCCTTTGCCATGAACGAGATATTCAGAAACTACAAAAATTTCAGACACTCGATATATAACACCCTCAGATACACCCAGACCCCCGACATAGACCAGACAAATCTGGTTGACTATATCGATCAGGACGTTATAGACGAGACCCGCAACTACTCATATTCACTGAAAAACTATTTCAAATCACACGACTGGACACTGAAACTGGAGAATATTCAGGGATATGAAATGACCAGACAGGACAAACGCTACGAACCACTGGTTTCTAAAGCGGAATACTCCACAATAGGCGGGTTCTACGGCTATCTTGAGCACCAGTACAATTACTATGAGAAGGATGTCGACTTTTTCCTCACAAGGCTCAGCCTGACCTACGGAAAATTCGTCATATCCGGCCGCTTTGCATTCGACAAAGAGACCAGCGATGATAAAAACACTACCATACAGGGCAAAATAACATATACTACACCTGTATACGACCTTGCCTACACCAGAACAAGCTCCGGATGGAACAACAAGCTCTCGGCAAAGGCCGACACATCCGTCGATGACGCCCTTTCACTGCTCTACAAGAGCGAATGCTGGGAGGCAGGTGTTTCCTACATCAGAAAAACGCAGATACGCAACGTTGCAGTCAGCAATGCCAGCGACGTTGAGCATGTTATAATGCTGACCCTCGGACTGAAAGGCCTCGGCAGATACAGTTCGTCTGTTTACAGCACCACAGAATATGAGAGCGGAGACTGA
- a CDS encoding DHH family phosphoesterase translates to MIDRILEDIKPRRKVLILTHNNPDPDTIAAATGLRFILSERLKKRCTVAFHGIVGRAENRELLRMCKIEMHSSMKLNFARYDYLIVVDTQPKAGNVYIPEGFKADVVIDHHNYRNSTAEIRINDVRPDAGSTSTIITEYMKHLSIIPDTDTATALYYGIKTDTVGSGRTSTCTDKAMMSYIFPYISHKKLTKIENPEVPRYYFKNLKKAVECSEIIDNLIFCDLGEVRNADLIAETSDFLLRMRDIKWTFVVGRIDNAGYFSLRSKSIRTAVGRMAISLVKGLGTGGGHMKSAGGQLNLTDRDYQEVISIIKERLLKKIGITNAEIKKI, encoded by the coding sequence ATGATAGATAGAATCTTAGAGGATATTAAGCCCCGAAGAAAAGTTCTCATCCTGACCCACAACAACCCCGACCCCGATACCATAGCGGCGGCAACAGGGCTTCGGTTCATCCTCTCCGAGCGTCTTAAAAAAAGATGTACCGTTGCGTTCCACGGAATTGTCGGCCGAGCCGAAAACCGTGAGCTTCTCCGTATGTGCAAAATAGAGATGCACAGCTCCATGAAGCTGAATTTCGCACGCTATGACTACCTTATCGTTGTCGACACCCAGCCCAAAGCCGGAAACGTTTATATTCCCGAAGGCTTTAAGGCGGACGTTGTCATAGACCATCACAACTACAGAAACAGCACAGCCGAAATACGCATCAACGATGTACGCCCCGATGCGGGCAGCACCAGTACCATTATCACCGAATATATGAAGCATCTGAGCATAATCCCCGACACCGACACAGCCACAGCTCTTTACTACGGAATAAAAACCGACACAGTCGGTTCGGGACGAACCAGCACATGCACCGACAAGGCGATGATGTCATACATCTTCCCCTATATTTCACATAAAAAACTCACCAAAATAGAAAATCCGGAAGTCCCCAGATACTATTTCAAAAACCTGAAAAAGGCTGTAGAATGTTCAGAGATAATTGATAATCTGATATTCTGCGATCTGGGCGAGGTCAGAAACGCCGACCTGATAGCGGAAACGAGCGATTTTCTCCTTCGTATGAGGGATATAAAATGGACGTTCGTTGTCGGGCGTATAGACAACGCCGGATATTTCTCTCTCAGGTCAAAATCCATCCGCACTGCGGTGGGCAGAATGGCCATAAGCCTTGTTAAAGGCCTTGGAACCGGCGGCGGTCACATGAAATCTGCAGGAGGCCAGCTCAACCTGACCGACAGGGATTATCAGGAAGTCATCTCTATAATAAAAGAGAGACTGCTCAAGAAGATAGGAATCACGAACGCTGAAATCAAAAAGATTTGA
- the rd gene encoding rubredoxin: MKYICTICGWIYDPAVGDPDGGIDAGTAFEDIPEDWVCPECGVGKDSFEAYQD, translated from the coding sequence ATGAAGTATATCTGTACAATCTGCGGCTGGATTTATGACCCGGCAGTTGGCGACCCCGATGGCGGAATCGATGCCGGAACGGCATTTGAAGACATCCCCGAAGACTGGGTCTGCCCCGAATGCGGCGTAGGCAAAGACAGCTTTGAGGCTTATCAGGACTAA